In the genome of Streptomyces collinus, one region contains:
- a CDS encoding bifunctional DNA primase/polymerase: MATTDRQATTLALAHALSAAERGLAVLPLSRSKLPALPSPHRDDPAPSPCHGACGRLGHGVYDASSDPDRIRELFAAAPWATGYGIACGLPPHHLIGLDLDVKTGTDSSAALRELALRHLFTIPPTVVVVTPSGGRHLWLSGPPEVVVPNSAGRLAPGIDIRGAGGYLVGPGSRTGQGVYAAAPGTAHLAPAPCPRSLLRLLLPPPRAHQPLPAPADGHGQGLVQFVLAAHEGQRNTRLFWAACRAYEDGIGPALVDPLADAARATGLSEREARATIASAARMTGHRP, translated from the coding sequence ATGGCCACCACCGACCGGCAGGCCACGACGCTGGCCCTCGCACACGCCCTGTCAGCCGCCGAACGCGGACTGGCCGTCCTCCCCCTGTCCCGCTCCAAGCTCCCGGCCCTGCCCTCACCGCATCGCGACGACCCCGCGCCCTCCCCCTGCCACGGCGCGTGCGGCCGCCTCGGACACGGGGTCTACGACGCCTCCAGCGACCCGGACCGCATCCGCGAACTGTTCGCCGCCGCGCCCTGGGCGACCGGCTACGGCATCGCCTGCGGGCTGCCCCCGCACCATCTGATCGGCCTCGACCTGGACGTGAAGACCGGCACGGACTCCTCGGCCGCCCTGCGCGAGCTGGCACTGCGGCACCTGTTCACGATCCCGCCGACCGTGGTCGTCGTGACGCCGTCCGGCGGGCGGCACCTGTGGCTGAGCGGACCGCCCGAGGTGGTCGTCCCCAACTCGGCGGGCCGGCTCGCCCCCGGCATCGACATCCGGGGCGCGGGCGGCTACCTCGTCGGCCCCGGCTCCCGCACGGGCCAAGGTGTGTACGCCGCCGCCCCGGGCACCGCGCACCTGGCCCCCGCCCCCTGCCCCCGCTCCCTCCTGCGGCTGCTCCTCCCGCCACCCCGCGCCCACCAGCCGCTGCCCGCCCCGGCCGACGGGCACGGCCAGGGCCTGGTCCAGTTCGTCCTGGCCGCGCACGAGGGCCAGCGCAACACCCGCCTGTTCTGGGCGGCCTGCCGTGCCTACGAGGACGGCATCGGCCCGGCGCTCGTCGATCCGCTGGCCGACGCCGCCCGGGCCACCGGCCTCTCCGAACGGGAGGCCCGGGCGACGATCGCCTCGGCGGCACGGATGACCGGGCACCGGCCGTGA
- a CDS encoding DinB family protein: MSASRTELPRWQFEFTWSLFEYHLERLEPGDFLWEPVGLCWTMRRGPDGTWVPDWADTEPDPVPVPTLGWVTWHIGWWWSVTLDHAQGRPPRDRADIVWPGEGAPTVEWLRDLRTQWLKVLDGLTDQDLDATAPFPWPNDPGHTVEHMVAWVNAELMKNVSEIGQLRLLRAASV; encoded by the coding sequence ATGAGTGCTTCCCGTACGGAACTGCCGCGCTGGCAGTTCGAGTTCACCTGGTCGCTGTTCGAGTACCACCTGGAGCGGCTGGAGCCCGGGGACTTCCTCTGGGAGCCCGTGGGGCTCTGCTGGACGATGCGCCGGGGCCCCGACGGCACCTGGGTCCCGGACTGGGCGGACACCGAGCCCGACCCGGTCCCCGTGCCCACCCTGGGGTGGGTCACCTGGCACATCGGATGGTGGTGGAGCGTCACCCTCGACCACGCGCAGGGCCGCCCGCCCCGCGACCGGGCGGACATCGTCTGGCCCGGCGAGGGCGCCCCGACGGTCGAGTGGCTGCGGGACCTGCGCACCCAGTGGCTGAAGGTCCTGGACGGCCTCACCGACCAGGACCTGGACGCCACGGCCCCGTTCCCCTGGCCGAACGATCCCGGGCACACCGTCGAGCACATGGTGGCCTGGGTGAACGCGGAGCTGATGAAGAACGTGAGCGAGATCGGCCAGCTGCGGCTGCTGCGGGCGGCGTCCGTCTAG
- a CDS encoding GNAT family N-acetyltransferase, protein MSIDVRPATDFEDVRAVLGPKSPTANVCWCLSYRIPSRLNNELRGPARGAYVADLCRADPPPGVLAYDGDEPVGWAAVAPRADTSFARNRKIPHVDDLPVWSLWCVRVRPGHRKQGISHALIAGAVEFARDRGAPAIEAYPLDNGDAKVDLTMAYAGLRKNFERAGFAHAADTTSVLAGHPRVLMRLGLR, encoded by the coding sequence ATGAGCATCGACGTTCGCCCGGCCACGGACTTCGAGGACGTCCGTGCCGTGCTCGGGCCGAAGTCGCCCACGGCGAACGTCTGCTGGTGCCTGAGCTACCGGATCCCCTCCCGGCTCAACAACGAGCTGCGCGGTCCGGCCCGCGGCGCGTACGTCGCCGACCTGTGCCGCGCGGATCCACCCCCGGGCGTCCTCGCCTACGACGGTGACGAACCGGTCGGCTGGGCCGCCGTCGCCCCGCGCGCGGACACCTCCTTCGCCCGCAACCGCAAGATCCCGCACGTCGACGACCTGCCGGTGTGGTCGCTCTGGTGCGTACGGGTCCGCCCCGGCCACCGCAAGCAGGGCATCTCGCACGCTCTCATCGCCGGCGCGGTCGAGTTCGCCCGCGACCGGGGCGCACCGGCGATCGAGGCGTACCCCTTGGACAACGGCGACGCCAAGGTCGACCTGACGATGGCGTACGCGGGTCTGCGGAAGAACTTCGAGCGCGCCGGCTTCGCCCACGCGGCGGACACGACCTCGGTCCTGGCCGGTCATCCCCGCGTTCTGATGCGCCTCGGCCTGCGCTGA
- a CDS encoding nSTAND1 domain-containing NTPase, giving the protein MSSDSGARTAFAERLALLYKEAGNPPLKRVSEAVVRLQRVDERGRPVRVSAQRISDWRRARNVPAQFPALAAVLYVLIPEARRSRPTPVSPGLYDLGQWQRLWESAVADPVGERPAASAGEERSADGAASAPGGVCPYRGLASYRREDARWFFGRERSTDALVTQLGAAADTGGLVMLVGASGAGKSSLLNAGLVPALRGGAPGGGGSDGGDGSGRARHVVQLVPGGDPLTELCRRIPELASVVSAPLGGASPRPEGAGSGPSPRGVPGASPGGVAASSPGDGPGPSPAEKPASQEPAPQKPAPPKPAPQEPATRPASEPAARPAPAPEARPAPGPAAARAAVAAWARRVAPSGARPVVIVDQFEETFTLCPDEADRRAFIEVLHAVCSPAGPGEPAPAVVVLGIRADFYYRCLRYPELADALQHRHMVLGPLTTAELREAVTGPAKAVGLELEPGLAELIVREVSADGLRPAHDAGVLPLLSHALLATWQRRKGGRLTLAGYRAAGGIQGAVAATAERAWADLDPAARTAARLLLLRLVRLGEDTQATRRRGTRDQLAQESADPCKTEESLEALVRARLVTLDAETVEITHEALLHAWPRLRDWIDEDRQGNLLRQRLEEDGRAWEESNRDTSLLYRGSRLEQADGWARSAGDTFLTRSAVEFLAASVRLRRRISWISRGAVAALVVLAMVAGGSAVVAWKQRDAAVFEQVLAQSDRVQHTDPSLSAQLDLVAHGLRPDDKGANSRLISIVNAPLSTPLTGHTGAVYLTTFSPDGQLLATASYDRTVRLWNVADPKRPKPLGRPLTGHTSWVSSAVFSPDGRTLASASDDGTIRLWDVTDPEHPKRLGEPLTGHDGTIYLIDFSPDGRTLASAGDDRTVRLWNVADTSRPRAEGEPLTGHTAAVRSVAFGPDGRTLAAGGDDGTIRLWDVSGPGRPEPAGAPLTGHTATVHSVDFSPDGRTLASGSADGTVHLWNMAGPGRPAAVGAPLTGHTGPVWSVAFSPDGNMLAAASADSTASLWKVGDPEHASQVGGPLAGSSGEMYALGFSPDGRTLATGAGDNRVRLWSLPTSDMTGRTGVFRPDGRLLATAARDGRIRLWDVRTPGRPIRIGEPFRPGKGDVRSLEFSPDGRTLAVVTGDRVVELWNLGDPERPVRHGSPAPLRIRYADPLAFSPDGQILATAYDDRTIQLWNIGDPARPRPLGTPLTGHKGYINHLVFSPDGRTLASGSADGTIRLWNAADPGRATLIGAPLRGHLGAVNALAHSRDGRMLASAGDDNSVRLWDISDPAEASEQERLTGHTEAVVSLTFSRDGRTLASGGNDSTVRLWNVSDPAHATAIGPSMSPNAKTGTFLAFSPNSDMLGVSSGADTIRLWDLDVDTAIGRICSMTRGVLTPDTWREYLPRLSYDPPCDG; this is encoded by the coding sequence TTGAGTTCCGACTCGGGGGCACGCACCGCCTTCGCGGAACGCCTCGCACTGCTGTACAAGGAAGCCGGCAACCCTCCTCTCAAACGGGTGTCCGAAGCGGTCGTCCGGCTCCAGCGGGTCGACGAACGCGGGCGGCCCGTGCGGGTGTCCGCCCAGCGCATCAGCGACTGGCGGCGGGCCCGGAACGTGCCGGCCCAGTTCCCCGCTCTCGCGGCCGTGCTGTACGTGCTGATCCCCGAGGCGCGGCGCTCGCGGCCCACGCCGGTCTCCCCCGGCCTGTACGACCTCGGCCAGTGGCAGCGGCTGTGGGAAAGCGCGGTGGCCGACCCGGTCGGCGAGCGCCCCGCGGCGTCCGCGGGCGAGGAACGGTCCGCGGACGGGGCCGCGTCCGCGCCCGGCGGGGTGTGCCCGTACCGCGGGCTGGCCTCCTACCGCCGGGAGGACGCCCGGTGGTTCTTCGGACGGGAGCGGAGCACGGACGCGCTCGTCACCCAGCTCGGGGCCGCCGCGGACACGGGCGGCCTGGTCATGCTCGTGGGTGCGTCGGGGGCGGGAAAGTCCTCGCTGCTGAACGCCGGTCTGGTGCCTGCCCTGCGGGGCGGTGCGCCGGGCGGGGGCGGGAGCGACGGCGGCGACGGCAGCGGCCGGGCGCGGCACGTCGTGCAGCTCGTACCGGGGGGTGATCCGCTCACGGAGCTGTGCCGCCGCATCCCCGAGCTGGCGTCCGTCGTGTCGGCCCCGCTGGGGGGAGCCTCGCCCCGGCCGGAGGGAGCCGGATCCGGCCCGTCTCCCAGGGGAGTGCCGGGGGCCTCTCCCGGCGGAGTCGCCGCTTCCTCTCCTGGAGATGGCCCCGGACCATCCCCCGCAGAGAAACCCGCCTCTCAGGAGCCCGCCCCCCAGAAGCCCGCTCCTCCGAAACCCGCTCCTCAGGAGCCCGCGACCCGACCGGCCTCGGAGCCCGCCGCTCGGCCGGCCCCGGCACCCGAGGCCCGACCGGCCCCGGGCCCCGCCGCCGCCCGCGCCGCCGTCGCCGCCTGGGCCCGGCGCGTGGCTCCCTCCGGGGCCCGTCCGGTCGTGATCGTGGACCAGTTCGAGGAAACGTTCACGCTCTGCCCCGACGAGGCAGACCGGCGCGCCTTCATCGAGGTTCTGCACGCCGTCTGCTCGCCCGCCGGCCCCGGCGAACCGGCCCCGGCGGTCGTGGTGCTGGGCATCCGCGCCGACTTCTACTACCGCTGCCTGAGATACCCCGAGCTGGCCGACGCACTCCAGCACCGGCACATGGTGCTCGGGCCGCTGACCACCGCGGAGCTGCGCGAGGCGGTGACCGGCCCGGCCAAGGCCGTCGGCCTGGAGCTGGAACCTGGCCTCGCGGAGCTGATCGTCCGGGAGGTCAGTGCCGACGGCCTGCGCCCCGCGCACGACGCCGGCGTGCTGCCGCTCCTCTCGCACGCCCTGCTCGCCACCTGGCAGCGCAGGAAGGGGGGCCGGCTCACGCTGGCCGGCTACCGCGCGGCCGGCGGCATCCAGGGCGCGGTCGCGGCGACCGCCGAACGGGCCTGGGCCGACCTCGACCCGGCCGCGCGCACGGCCGCCCGGCTGCTCCTGCTCCGCCTGGTCCGGCTGGGTGAGGACACCCAGGCCACGCGCCGCCGCGGAACCCGGGATCAGCTGGCACAGGAGTCGGCCGACCCGTGCAAGACCGAGGAGTCCCTCGAAGCACTGGTCCGCGCCCGGCTGGTGACGCTCGACGCGGAGACCGTGGAGATCACCCACGAGGCGCTGCTGCACGCCTGGCCGCGGCTGCGCGACTGGATCGACGAGGACCGGCAGGGCAATCTGCTGCGCCAGCGCCTGGAGGAGGACGGCCGGGCCTGGGAGGAGTCGAACCGCGACACCTCGCTGCTCTACCGGGGCTCCCGGCTGGAGCAGGCCGACGGCTGGGCGAGGTCCGCCGGGGACACCTTCCTGACCCGCAGCGCGGTGGAGTTCCTGGCCGCGTCGGTCCGGCTGCGCAGGCGGATCAGCTGGATCAGCCGGGGCGCAGTGGCGGCGCTGGTCGTGCTGGCGATGGTGGCCGGCGGGTCGGCCGTCGTGGCCTGGAAGCAGCGGGACGCGGCCGTCTTCGAGCAGGTGCTCGCCCAGTCCGACCGCGTCCAGCACACCGATCCGTCGCTGTCCGCGCAGCTCGACCTCGTGGCGCACGGGCTGCGGCCCGACGACAAGGGCGCGAACAGCCGTCTGATCTCCATCGTGAACGCCCCGCTGTCCACCCCCCTCACCGGCCACACGGGCGCCGTCTACCTGACGACCTTCAGCCCGGACGGACAGCTCCTGGCCACCGCCAGCTACGACCGGACCGTACGGCTGTGGAACGTCGCCGACCCCAAGCGCCCGAAACCCCTGGGCAGGCCCCTCACCGGTCACACGAGCTGGGTGAGCAGCGCGGTCTTCAGTCCGGACGGCCGGACGCTGGCCAGCGCCTCCGACGACGGCACGATCCGGCTGTGGGACGTGACCGACCCCGAACACCCGAAGCGGCTCGGCGAGCCCCTGACCGGTCACGACGGCACGATCTACCTGATCGACTTCAGCCCGGACGGCCGCACGCTGGCCTCCGCCGGCGACGACCGCACCGTCCGGCTGTGGAACGTGGCCGACACGAGCCGGCCGCGGGCCGAGGGCGAGCCTCTGACCGGGCACACGGCAGCGGTGCGGTCGGTGGCGTTCGGCCCGGACGGCCGGACGCTGGCCGCGGGGGGCGACGACGGCACGATCCGGCTGTGGGACGTGTCCGGCCCGGGGCGCCCGGAGCCGGCCGGGGCGCCGCTGACCGGCCACACCGCCACCGTGCACTCCGTGGACTTCAGCCCCGACGGGCGCACGCTCGCCAGCGGCAGCGCGGACGGCACCGTACACCTGTGGAACATGGCCGGTCCGGGCCGCCCGGCCGCGGTCGGCGCGCCGCTCACCGGCCACACCGGGCCGGTCTGGTCCGTGGCCTTCAGCCCGGACGGGAACATGCTCGCCGCGGCCAGCGCGGACAGCACCGCGAGCCTGTGGAAGGTCGGCGATCCGGAGCACGCGTCGCAGGTCGGAGGGCCCCTCGCGGGCAGCAGCGGCGAGATGTACGCGCTCGGCTTCAGCCCCGACGGGCGCACGCTCGCCACCGGGGCGGGCGACAACAGGGTCCGCCTGTGGTCGCTGCCCACGTCGGACATGACCGGCCGGACCGGAGTGTTCCGACCCGACGGGCGGCTTCTCGCGACGGCGGCCCGGGACGGGCGGATCCGGCTGTGGGACGTGCGGACGCCCGGCAGGCCGATCCGGATAGGAGAACCGTTTCGCCCGGGCAAGGGCGACGTGCGCTCCCTGGAGTTCTCCCCGGACGGCCGCACTCTCGCGGTCGTGACGGGCGACCGGGTGGTGGAGCTGTGGAACCTCGGCGACCCCGAGCGCCCGGTCCGCCACGGCTCTCCCGCACCCCTGCGCATCCGGTACGCCGACCCGCTGGCCTTCAGCCCCGACGGGCAGATCCTGGCCACCGCCTACGACGACCGCACCATCCAGCTGTGGAACATCGGCGACCCGGCCCGGCCGCGCCCGCTCGGCACCCCCCTCACCGGCCACAAGGGCTACATCAACCACCTCGTCTTCAGCCCGGACGGCCGGACGCTCGCCAGCGGCAGCGCGGACGGCACGATCCGGCTGTGGAACGCGGCCGACCCCGGCCGGGCCACCCTGATCGGGGCACCTCTGCGCGGCCACCTCGGAGCGGTCAACGCGCTCGCCCACAGCCGCGACGGCCGCATGCTCGCCAGCGCCGGTGACGACAACTCCGTCCGCCTCTGGGACATCTCGGACCCCGCCGAGGCCTCCGAGCAGGAGCGGCTCACGGGCCACACGGAGGCGGTCGTGTCGCTGACGTTCAGCCGGGACGGCCGCACCCTGGCCAGCGGCGGCAACGACAGCACCGTCCGGCTGTGGAACGTCTCCGACCCCGCGCACGCCACCGCGATCGGCCCGTCGATGAGCCCCAACGCCAAGACCGGCACCTTCCTCGCGTTCAGCCCGAACAGCGACATGCTCGGGGTGTCGAGCGGCGCGGACACGATCCGGCTCTGGGATCTCGACGTCGACACGGCCATCGGCCGCATCTGCTCGATGACCCGGGGCGTGCTGACGCCGGACACCTGGCGGGAGTACCTGCCCCGGCTCTCCTACGATCCGCCGTGCGACGGCTGA
- a CDS encoding ferredoxin: MKVSVDRDLCYGSAECAHRVPAVFEFVDGFGVVRPGREQTGEDPEILEAAEKCPSQAISITGSPHPTPGPPDLPDLP, encoded by the coding sequence ATGAAGGTCTCTGTCGACCGCGATCTCTGCTACGGCTCCGCCGAGTGCGCCCACCGGGTTCCGGCCGTCTTCGAGTTCGTCGACGGCTTCGGGGTCGTCCGCCCGGGCCGCGAGCAGACGGGCGAGGACCCGGAGATCCTGGAGGCGGCGGAGAAGTGCCCGAGCCAGGCGATCAGCATCACCGGGTCACCGCACCCGACGCCGGGCCCGCCGGACCTGCCAGACCTGCCGTAG
- a CDS encoding PIG-L deacetylase family protein, with the protein MPAPSLLAVFAHPDDEALSAGGILARHASAGARTAVVTPTWSADTPRAAELAEALRILGAGPPRMPGYADSRVPSSAPGRPRWCDAPLDEAVGELVAHLRDVRPEIVVTHDAYGGLTGHEDHVHTHRVTTLAVHAAGLERLFPDAGEPWQPSALYLATHPHSALRAWGGHWAPTGKAMRTVPDERVSVTVDVTPWLDRKIAAVLAHRTEVARGAAPGLIAALSAPERERLLGTEWYTCHDLTPAAPPWPGRS; encoded by the coding sequence ATGCCGGCGCCGAGCCTCCTCGCGGTCTTCGCCCACCCCGATGACGAGGCCCTGTCGGCGGGCGGCATCCTCGCCCGCCACGCCTCCGCGGGCGCGCGCACGGCCGTCGTCACGCCGACCTGGTCGGCGGACACCCCGCGCGCCGCCGAACTGGCCGAGGCGCTCCGCATCCTGGGCGCCGGCCCGCCCCGCATGCCGGGCTACGCCGACTCCCGCGTCCCGAGTTCGGCCCCGGGCAGACCGCGCTGGTGCGACGCCCCGCTGGACGAGGCGGTGGGGGAACTGGTCGCGCACCTCCGCGACGTCCGCCCGGAGATCGTCGTCACCCATGACGCCTACGGCGGCCTGACCGGCCACGAGGACCACGTGCACACCCACCGGGTGACCACGCTCGCGGTCCACGCCGCGGGCCTGGAACGCCTCTTCCCGGACGCCGGAGAACCCTGGCAGCCGAGCGCTCTGTACCTGGCCACCCACCCGCACTCGGCCCTGCGGGCGTGGGGCGGACACTGGGCCCCCACGGGCAAGGCGATGCGCACGGTCCCCGACGAACGCGTCTCCGTCACCGTCGACGTCACCCCCTGGCTGGACCGGAAGATCGCCGCGGTCCTGGCCCACCGCACGGAAGTGGCACGGGGAGCCGCACCCGGCCTGATCGCCGCCCTCTCCGCGCCGGAGCGGGAACGGCTGCTCGGCACGGAGTGGTACACCTGCCACGACCTGACTCCGGCGGCGCCTCCGTGGCCGGGCCGCTCGTGA
- a CDS encoding HEAT repeat domain-containing protein, producing the protein MNTTDVTPQNARILKALSAEDSSIRLRAALAAGSNADSAFLGTLVERCAVEPDFFVRDMLSWALTRLSPEITLPRIRQELDSERNQARSQALHTLSKIGDQNTWAWIGRDMLRDADDEVARTAWRVAVVLVPEDEDAEKDLVDELVLQLGRGDRGMQLSLSRAFADLGDVSRPALERAAEHPDPAVAAHARATELLRQNPETDFDTAVEEAKRVAALGPERAAAVSAAASAGTRTYETAEAETTEPVRGSEAAHC; encoded by the coding sequence ATCAACACGACCGACGTGACCCCGCAGAACGCCCGCATACTCAAGGCCCTGAGCGCTGAGGACTCGTCGATCCGGCTGCGGGCGGCCCTGGCGGCCGGCTCGAACGCCGACTCCGCGTTCTTGGGGACGCTCGTCGAGCGGTGCGCGGTCGAGCCGGACTTCTTCGTACGAGACATGCTGTCCTGGGCTCTGACCCGCCTCTCGCCGGAGATCACCCTGCCCCGGATCCGCCAAGAGCTCGACTCCGAGCGCAACCAGGCCCGCAGCCAGGCGCTGCACACGCTCTCCAAGATCGGCGACCAGAACACGTGGGCCTGGATCGGCCGCGACATGCTGCGCGACGCCGACGACGAGGTCGCGCGAACCGCGTGGCGTGTCGCGGTCGTCCTCGTGCCCGAGGACGAGGACGCGGAGAAGGACCTGGTCGACGAACTGGTTCTGCAGCTGGGCCGCGGCGACCGCGGCATGCAGCTGAGCCTGAGCCGGGCCTTCGCCGACCTCGGCGACGTGAGCAGGCCCGCCCTGGAGAGGGCCGCGGAGCATCCCGATCCAGCGGTGGCCGCGCATGCCCGTGCCACCGAACTGCTCCGGCAGAACCCGGAGACCGATTTCGACACGGCCGTCGAGGAGGCCAAGCGCGTGGCCGCACTCGGTCCGGAACGAGCGGCCGCAGTTTCCGCCGCCGCGTCGGCAGGCACCAGGACCTATGAGACCGCCGAGGCGGAGACGACCGAGCCTGTGAGGGGATCGGAGGCAGCACATTGCTGA
- a CDS encoding MerR family transcriptional regulator: MLIGDVAGHSGVSPRMLRHYDALGLVRPTGRTVGGYREYSTEDLRRIFHVESLRSLGLSLKQIGRALEDPAFTPSALVSDLIRWTEDRLAREQELLGRLRAIDASAPTGWQDVLRIVELMRDLNSTNAARRQQAALARSEGVSASAELLAGAVLAESDPHVAGALRWALARTGGEGVAALHAGAHSEDVDIRRRAVLTIAEMPEAPGASAVLADALGDQDTTVRRHAALALGRHGVAATVPILVDMVVEGCNDLEAAEVLGTLSQDPGWADRITTALVHELAAPTADSATRIRLIQALVELAGTAAREVLRQLAHDDDRAVALVASALAGVLQEHSLEDRTDEGS, from the coding sequence TTGCTGATCGGCGATGTGGCCGGCCACTCCGGGGTGAGTCCCCGGATGCTCCGGCACTACGACGCCCTCGGTCTGGTGCGGCCGACGGGCCGCACCGTCGGCGGCTACCGCGAGTACTCCACCGAGGACCTCCGCCGGATCTTCCACGTGGAGAGCCTGCGATCCCTCGGGCTCTCCCTCAAACAGATCGGCCGCGCGCTGGAGGACCCGGCCTTCACGCCGTCCGCCTTGGTCAGCGATCTCATCCGGTGGACGGAGGACCGGCTGGCGCGGGAACAGGAGCTGCTCGGGCGACTCCGTGCGATCGACGCGTCGGCACCCACCGGTTGGCAGGACGTCCTGCGCATCGTCGAACTCATGCGGGACCTCAACTCGACCAACGCCGCGCGCAGGCAGCAGGCCGCCCTGGCCCGGTCGGAGGGCGTGTCGGCTTCCGCCGAGCTGCTGGCCGGGGCGGTCCTGGCCGAATCCGACCCCCACGTCGCGGGCGCCCTGCGCTGGGCGCTCGCCCGAACGGGCGGCGAAGGCGTGGCGGCGCTGCACGCCGGCGCGCACTCGGAGGACGTCGACATCCGGCGGCGCGCGGTGCTGACGATCGCCGAGATGCCCGAGGCGCCGGGTGCGAGCGCGGTGCTTGCGGACGCCCTCGGGGACCAGGACACCACGGTGCGCAGGCACGCTGCTCTCGCTCTGGGCAGGCACGGCGTGGCCGCGACCGTGCCCATCCTCGTCGACATGGTGGTCGAGGGCTGCAACGACCTGGAAGCGGCGGAGGTTCTGGGAACGCTGTCCCAGGACCCCGGGTGGGCGGACCGGATCACGACCGCGCTGGTCCACGAACTCGCCGCGCCCACCGCGGACTCAGCGACGCGGATCCGCCTCATCCAGGCGCTGGTCGAGCTCGCGGGAACCGCCGCGCGAGAGGTCCTGCGCCAACTGGCCCACGACGACGACCGCGCTGTCGCCCTCGTCGCCTCGGCCCTGGCCGGAGTCCTCCAGGAGCACTCCCTTGAGGACCGAACGGACGAGGGTTCCTGA